A region of the Callithrix jacchus isolate 240 chromosome 5, calJac240_pri, whole genome shotgun sequence genome:
GCAGAAGCATCCCTCCCAGCTCGGCTATGGACTTGCAGGACTGGTAACCCTACCATGGGATCTCCAGGGAATCATTCCCTTTTAGAGTCCTTGGAAATGGCCTAAAAAGATTTGGGAAAGCCAGACAGCAAAAAAGGGAACCATCTAGGGAAGCCCTTGGCCACAGCTTCAGGCTCCAGGCTGCGCCATGCCTCGCCTCTCTGGATGGGAACTCAGCACAGCTGGCATCCACAATGCTGAGTGTCCCCTGTGTCAGCCATCACAGGCTCAGCATAGAGGGGGATGCGAGGGAGGGCAGTAGAAGAAAAAGTCCTGGTGTATGGGAAAGGAAACCAGGCTGCCGGCCCAGTGCCCAGCTGCTCCCCATCCCTCACGCCCTGGCCTGGAGCCCTTGGCCATATGTCCCATCCCAGGGACTGCCTAGTTGTGAGAGAAGCCCCCGTGGGAGAAGGCAGGGAGGTCGGGGGCACAGGCAGCAGCCTGGGGCAGGCAAGCCAGGGGGTTGACCTCACAGGCCCCGGCATCCTGGTCCTCTCGGAAGTAGATGGAGTCGGCAGAGTAGAAGGAGGGGTCTTCGTCAAAGAAGTTGTAGGGTCGGAGGAAGAAGCCCACGCCGTTCCCCACAGTCACCGTGTTAGGAATGTCCTCTGCATGTGGGATGTGCAGAAAACCAGCTGTCACCCAGGCCACCAAGTCCTAgcaggggagaaggaagaggatcatgaggtctggcTTTGCTGAGGACACTTCCTGGTAGGGATCAGCTGCCAAGGAATCTTGagtctttaaagattttttcctACTGGATAGAAGTCAAAGCATAAGCAGAGTCCGTTTCATATTAGGAACACCTACCTTCTTGTCTCTgccctgcagcctccatctctgaCATTTCCCATTATATTGCCCTCTGCCTACCAGAGGGTGAAGCCCACAGGCTACTTCAGCTCCTCTTCCCCTAAGTCTCTAAGAGTTCCCCACAACTGAGGGAAGAAGGGTGGAGGAGTGAGAACCATGGCTGGGAAGCAGAAACAGGCTAACATTGTGAAATTCATCAAGTCAGGAAGAGAAGCTTCAGATACAGGAGATGTCATTTTCCCTGGTAACTTCCATCCCTCCTTGAGTCCTGGAGCCTTGAAAGGATTCAGTCCATGAAACTGGAACTACAAGGGCTCTAGGATCTCAAGGCCTCAGGATCTCAGGATCTCTAGGATATCAGGCCCAGGGCCTCACTCAGTGTCTGCATATGGACACCCAGTTCAGGAAGATTCCCTCAAAGGATAATAATCAGATTCCCTGAAGTGCAGAAGGCAGGAAACAGCACCACCCCTGAGGACAGCAGGTGGTTTTCAGGGACCCTCCCAAGAGAAAGTAAGGCTCCTCTAgtgtcccccacccctgccagctgACCTTTCCAGCAATGGTCTCATTGTTGATGAAGTCATTGAAATCCACAGTGGGGGCCCAAGGGTCATTCTGATTGAAGATGCTGCTGCTACTGGGCTCCTCCTCCTTCCGCTGGGTCACGGCCAGCTGGTACCTAGGGAGGCACTGGTCAGGCCTCCATGGCCATTGACATCATCCTGCTGTCTGATTATGACGAAAGGGAGCTGAGTGCTCAGAGCTCAGCTTCCCCAATTGCATTCACACAACTGACTCGGTGCTACAGAATCCCTGAGGACACCCTAAGAGGGTGTGGTCCTCCTGTTTATCCCCAGCCATTTCACAGCACAACCCCTCTCACATCCAAAACAGAAGAGTTCTCACTCCTGGGCATTAGCCTTAAAGGGGAAAACGTGCCCACCATGGTGCCTTTGGATAACTAGAAAAgcctttggccaggtgtggtggctcacacctgtaatcccagcattttgggaggctgaggcgagtggtaaggagttcaagaccagcctggcataccaccatgcctggctaatttttgtatttttagtaaaaactggTGAAACCCTTTAGTAAAGACTggtaaaccctgtctttactaaaaatacaaaaattagccaggcgtggtggtatgcacctgtaatcccagctactagggaagctgaggaaggagaatcgcttgaacctgggaggcgaaggttgcagtaagactgcaccactgcactacagcctgggcaacagagcaagactctatctcaaaaaaaaaaaaaaaaaaaaaggaaaagccttCCTGAGAGATCTCTCCCTTCACATACAGTGTGAACTGAGTGTCCTCCAATGCTCCTTTCCCACTCTGATCGCCTCTCTCCTTTCTGACTGCCAACCACTCACCTCTCCCAGCTGAAGCCTCTCTCCATGGAGCTGTTCTGCGGCAGCGGCTCCCCAGAAAAGCTGATCATCTGGATGCGGTAGCCCCGAGAGTGACCCCACTTGTTGCTGTGGTTGCTGGCCAGGTACAGGTAGCGAGGGGTGGCGCCTCCCACGGGGAAGGCGGCCTGCTCCTCCGTCTCCAGCAACTTCCGGGTCACCTGCAGCCTCTGCATCTGGTGCTCAGGGCTCCAGGGCACAGCCATGGGGACAAAGGCCATATCCTCGGCCCAGACCCAGTTCTCCAGTCCTGCTCGGGGTAGGATAGGGGAGGGCCTGTCATGCAACTGCCCTTGCTCCTCTGGACTCTGCCACCACCTGGCTTCAGAGTGGGGGCCAAAGAGCAGCTCAGAAATGCATGTGCTCCtgcttctcttccctctccccaagATACCTGCAATCCTTCAGCCAAAGCTGTTGACctataaatcaaaatatttcatcaGGGATTTCATTcaatttcactcattcattctttcagcatTCATTAGCAGAGAGGACTGTACTTGCCCCTGGAGACAGAGATGAATGAGCATCATCCTTACCCTCTCGCTTTCCACGAAGACAGGCAAACCACTGACTGGCCTGTCCTGTGAGAGGAGCATGGTCTAGGCTGCTTCCGGGTCACAAGAATACAGGTGCAGGCAGGAAAAGGGGGCCCTTCTGGGCCACTTTTCGGCCTGGCCTTAAAGGACATTACCAAAAGAGATGACATGGAAGGACATTCTAAGGAGAAACAAAGCATAAGCAAAACCGAGCATGCCTGACTGTAACATGTGAATCACGTGTCCAGGAACGTGGAGTATCAGGGTGCAGCTGTGTGGAGCGTGGCCAGGCAGGTTGGAGCTGCACTGTGGAGGAAAGAGTGTTGAGGGGGTTCTGTGGACAGGATCCCACAGGCAATGAGGAAAGTGAGAACTGAGTGAAGGGCAGGCTGGTGTGCATGGGAGGCCCTCTGGGTGCAGAGTGGCTCTTGGATCTGAGAGCAATAAGAGTTGAAACAGCAGAGAGAGCATGCAGAGCATGGCAGTGTGACCCGGCGAGATATTGCAGgtgcaaaacagagaaaaaaaaacacctgatgACGGACTCAGTGTGGGGAAGGACAGTGAATAGACAAAGATGAAGACTCCAAGCCATCATGTAGCCTTGCCACTCTGTGACCAGACTCCAGGATCTATCTGGAATGTGCCACAGGATCCATGCTACCCCTCACACTTAAGTGTTAATTGTgcccagagaaagaaggaaaatcagaGAGGAGGAGGGTCCATCTCCAAAGGAAATGTACAACCTGGAATGTTCCATGTCTGACCTGCACATGCCAGGGACTTGGTAGAATGCAAAGAGATCCTCCAACACACCAGCACCACAGGCCAGACACAGAAACGAGGTGAGAAGCAGAGGGCTGCCTCCCAGCAGGGGAGCCCATATCAGCAcaagggagggaagagggcaaTGGGGACCCTGTTAGCCCAgatcctgcctcctccctcagcttGGCCATTTCCCAAGAACTTCTGATAAGGTCACATGGATGAAGGCTGCAGCTTTGCACGCAGCCAGTGAGTTAAGATCCAAATAAAACTCAGCAGCCAACTCTCTCTCATTCAGCAAAAGGGAAAGCACAAAAATCCACATCTTCCTTTCTgggataatatatataaaacccaGAGCAAATGGAAACAACTTTCCAGCCCTTCTTCCAGAAGCCTTCTCCCCACCAAAATGTCTTACCTGCTACATCCAGATCCACCTTGAAGTGGGCGCTATGGGTGTGGACCGTGCCCAGGGTGTGCTCTGCAACTTGGTTCCCATACTTCCCAGTAGAACCAAAGAGGAATGCTGAGCTGATGTAGCCAGTGGCATGGAATCTGATTTCTATGGCCCCATTGGGGTAGAAGACCATATCCCACACATAGTCATAGTTGAGCAAGGTAGACACTGATCTGATGACCAGCACCATTTCCGCAAGGCCCCCAAAGTAGTAAGAGTAGAGATCTGAGTGGTGCCGCCGCAGGGGGAGACCCTGGTTCTGCTCAAACACACAAAAGGCATCGCGTATTGTCTTGGGGACCTGGGACTCCAAAAGGAAGTGCCAGTCCACGTAGGTGGCCAGGTAGGGGCAGTCCACCCCACGGGTCAGGGGCGTGGAGTACTTGCCCATGCCAAAGCTTCCATCCACATAGCGGGTCACCATTGCTGCTGGGGAATTTCCACCATAGAT
Encoded here:
- the AOC3 gene encoding amine oxidase [copper-containing] 3 isoform X2, with the protein product MAQGERLAYEISLQEALAIYGGNSPAAMVTRYVDGSFGMGKYSTPLTRGVDCPYLATYVDWHFLLESQVPKTIRDAFCVFEQNQGLPLRRHHSDLYSYYFGGLAEMVLVIRSVSTLLNYDYVWDMVFYPNGAIEIRFHATGYISSAFLFGSTGKYGNQVAEHTLGTVHTHSAHFKVDLDVAGLENWVWAEDMAFVPMAVPWSPEHQMQRLQVTRKLLETEEQAAFPVGGATPRYLYLASNHSNKWGHSRGYRIQMISFSGEPLPQNSSMERGFSWERYQLAVTQRKEEEPSSSSIFNQNDPWAPTVDFNDFINNETIAGKDLVAWVTAGFLHIPHAEDIPNTVTVGNGVGFFLRPYNFFDEDPSFYSADSIYFREDQDAGACEVNPLACLPQAAACAPDLPAFSHGGFSHN
- the AOC3 gene encoding amine oxidase [copper-containing] 3 isoform X1; this encodes MNQKTILALLALAVITIFALVCVLLVGRGEDGGEPSQLLHCPSISPSAQPWPHPGQSQLFADLSREELTAVMRFLTQRLGPGLVDAAQAQPSDNCVFSVELQLPPKVAALAHLDRGSPRPAREALAIVFFGGQPQPNVSELVVGPLPHPSYMRDVTVERHGGPLPYHRRPVLFREYLDIDQMIFDRELPQASGLLHHCCFYKPRGRNLVTMTTAPRGLQSGDRATWFGLYYNISGAGIFLHHVGLELLVDHKALDPARWSIQKVFYQGRYYDSLAQLEAQFEAGLVNVVLIPHNGTGGSWSLKSPVPPGPAPPLQFYPQGPRFSVQGSRVTSSLWTFSFGLGAYSGPRIFDVRFQGERLAYEISLQEALAIYGGNSPAAMVTRYVDGSFGMGKYSTPLTRGVDCPYLATYVDWHFLLESQVPKTIRDAFCVFEQNQGLPLRRHHSDLYSYYFGGLAEMVLVIRSVSTLLNYDYVWDMVFYPNGAIEIRFHATGYISSAFLFGSTGKYGNQVAEHTLGTVHTHSAHFKVDLDVAGLENWVWAEDMAFVPMAVPWSPEHQMQRLQVTRKLLETEEQAAFPVGGATPRYLYLASNHSNKWGHSRGYRIQMISFSGEPLPQNSSMERGFSWERYQLAVTQRKEEEPSSSSIFNQNDPWAPTVDFNDFINNETIAGKDLVAWVTAGFLHIPHAEDIPNTVTVGNGVGFFLRPYNFFDEDPSFYSADSIYFREDQDAGACEVNPLACLPQAAACAPDLPAFSHGGFSHN